From Verrucomicrobia bacterium S94, the proteins below share one genomic window:
- a CDS encoding DUF2059 domain-containing protein yields the protein MKKLIALLALTTCITNGFADAESHKAAAEELISMVAPKEMFMESFNSVFAAQVDQFRQMGLDQEKIDKIIVASKEFGSAVANDPELTARMITIYQGAFSETELKELIAFYKTPIGKKTLEELPRLMQEGAMVGQQVAMKHQAVFQAKIQAIMTEGMTTP from the coding sequence ATGAAAAAACTGATCGCACTGCTCGCACTGACCACCTGTATTACCAATGGATTCGCAGATGCTGAAAGCCACAAGGCGGCCGCCGAAGAACTCATTTCCATGGTTGCTCCGAAAGAAATGTTCATGGAAAGTTTCAACTCGGTTTTCGCAGCACAGGTTGACCAGTTCAGACAGATGGGGCTGGATCAGGAAAAAATTGATAAAATCATTGTCGCATCCAAAGAGTTCGGTTCCGCAGTCGCCAACGACCCCGAACTGACCGCCCGGATGATCACCATTTATCAGGGTGCTTTCAGCGAAACCGAACTGAAAGAACTGATTGCTTTTTATAAAACACCGATCGGCAAGAAAACCCTCGAAGAACTGCCCCGGCTCATGCAGGAAGGAGCCATGGTCGGCCAACAGGTGGCGATGAAACATCAGGCTGTATTCCAGGCCAAAATTCAGGCCATCATGACCGAAGGCATGACCACTCCCTAA
- a CDS encoding gamma carbonic anhydrase family protein, which translates to MIYQFKEVKPSLPDEYYIAENATVIGDVVLKNQSSVWFGTVLRGDIEPIVLGERSNIQDNSVAHTGKGAPTIIGDDVTVGHKVTLHGCTVGNNCLIGMGAILLDNCEIGDNCIIGAGSIITQGKKIPPGSLAVGSPARVIRKLTEADFINIRSYAERYVENMRRYRGGIIKPC; encoded by the coding sequence ATGATATATCAGTTCAAAGAGGTAAAACCGTCACTGCCGGATGAATATTATATTGCGGAAAACGCCACGGTGATCGGTGATGTGGTGCTGAAAAATCAGTCCAGCGTCTGGTTTGGAACGGTGTTGCGGGGCGATATTGAACCCATCGTTCTGGGTGAACGTTCCAATATTCAGGATAATTCCGTGGCCCACACCGGAAAAGGAGCTCCGACCATTATCGGCGACGATGTAACCGTCGGCCATAAGGTGACTTTGCATGGCTGCACTGTTGGAAATAACTGCCTGATCGGCATGGGAGCCATTCTTCTTGATAACTGTGAGATCGGCGATAACTGCATTATCGGTGCAGGTTCGATTATTACGCAGGGTAAAAAAATTCCGCCCGGTTCGCTGGCTGTCGGTTCGCCGGCGCGGGTGATCCGTAAACTGACGGAAGCTGATTTTATCAATATCCGGAGTTATGCTGAGCGGTATGTTGAAAACATGCGGCGGTACCGGGGCGGGATCATTAAGCCATGCTGA
- a CDS encoding cation transporter, translated as MTSCDLHGHNFLHAQEHGERRIFIVLALTLITMAAEIAAGLLFNSMALTADGWHMGTHAAAFGITIFAYHYARKHARNPRFSFGTGKVSVLGGFASAVALGVVALLMAAESIHRIIDPQIIRFNEAILVAVIGLLVNLASAFLLKGEHHGHDHHHSHDEDHNLKAAYFHVLADAVTSIAAIVALIFGRAFGWTVLDPVMGIVGSLVITKWAVGLMKETSGILLDGSVDPAFCDKIQQTVEDEKSLKVTDLHVWAVAPGHHAVILSVDSSNDWNPQRVKALLVGIRHLVHVNVEVHQV; from the coding sequence ATGACGAGCTGCGATTTACATGGGCATAATTTTCTGCATGCGCAGGAGCACGGGGAGCGGCGCATTTTTATCGTGTTGGCGTTGACGCTGATCACCATGGCCGCCGAAATTGCGGCCGGACTGCTGTTCAATTCCATGGCCCTGACAGCCGACGGCTGGCATATGGGCACGCACGCCGCCGCCTTCGGGATCACCATTTTTGCCTATCACTATGCCCGGAAGCATGCTCGAAATCCGCGCTTCAGCTTTGGTACCGGTAAAGTCAGTGTACTTGGTGGTTTTGCCAGTGCGGTAGCACTGGGGGTTGTGGCACTTCTGATGGCGGCCGAATCGATTCACCGTATCATCGATCCGCAGATCATCCGTTTTAATGAGGCCATTCTGGTGGCCGTGATCGGTCTCCTTGTGAATCTGGCATCGGCTTTTCTGCTTAAAGGAGAGCATCACGGGCACGACCACCATCACAGTCACGATGAAGATCATAATCTGAAAGCCGCCTATTTTCATGTGCTCGCCGATGCTGTCACTTCGATTGCCGCCATTGTGGCACTGATCTTCGGGCGGGCCTTCGGTTGGACGGTGCTGGATCCGGTCATGGGTATTGTCGGTTCGCTGGTGATTACAAAATGGGCTGTCGGGCTTATGAAGGAAACCAGCGGCATTCTGCTCGACGGCAGTGTGGATCCCGCCTTCTGCGATAAAATTCAGCAGACGGTTGAAGATGAAAAAAGCCTGAAAGTCACCGATCTGCATGTCTGGGCTGTAGCCCCCGGGCACCATGCGGTTATTCTTTCCGTTGATTCCTCCAACGATTGGAATCCTCAGCGGGTGAAAGCTCTTTTGGTCGGTATCAGACATCTGGTGCATGTGAACGTGGAGGTACATCAGGTATGA
- a CDS encoding cupin domain-containing protein — translation MKDSGYWKKEIGLEPHPEGGWYRRVFESDIRLENGRPAMTSIYYLLEAPGFSALHRLKSDEQWHFYYGQPITIHELTAGGVVHTRLGGTRFQHSVKAGTVFGATVETGYALVGCAVAPGFDFSDFELPAREELLKEFPDQYDFIVSLSY, via the coding sequence ATGAAGGATTCCGGGTACTGGAAAAAGGAAATCGGTCTGGAACCGCATCCGGAGGGCGGATGGTACCGGCGTGTTTTTGAGTCGGATATCCGACTGGAAAACGGCCGCCCGGCCATGACCTCCATTTATTATCTCCTGGAGGCGCCCGGTTTTTCTGCGCTGCATCGGTTGAAGTCGGATGAACAGTGGCATTTTTATTATGGACAGCCGATCACCATTCACGAGCTGACCGCCGGCGGAGTGGTGCATACCCGGCTGGGCGGGACCCGGTTCCAGCATAGCGTGAAAGCCGGAACGGTTTTCGGGGCAACGGTTGAAACGGGATATGCCCTGGTGGGCTGTGCGGTGGCTCCCGGCTTTGATTTTTCGGATTTTGAATTGCCTGCGCGTGAGGAACTGCTGAAAGAATTTCCAGATCAATATGACTTTATTGTAAGCCTATCTTATTGA
- the sfsA gene encoding DNA/RNA nuclease SfsA, with protein MDMPKAIQGTLIKRYKRFLADVKLDDGTVITAHCPNTGRMTTCAEPGYRVVLSDSENPKRKYRYTWELAHNGDCWICVNTGRANEMAFEAVSEGRIPELTGYEEVVRERKFGNSRFDLFLKTGDNLCYVEVKSVTLLADDGRYAFPDAVTERGRKHLNELIEVVKAGHRAAMLFVISRSDGSGFRAAHEIDPAYAEMLKIAAGNGVELHAWQADLSPEAIRLNQAVPIIA; from the coding sequence ATGGATATGCCGAAGGCCATACAAGGCACTTTAATTAAACGATATAAGCGCTTTCTGGCGGATGTGAAACTGGATGATGGAACGGTGATTACCGCCCACTGTCCGAATACCGGCCGGATGACGACGTGTGCCGAACCGGGATACCGCGTGGTTCTTTCCGACTCGGAAAATCCCAAAAGAAAATACCGCTATACCTGGGAGCTGGCGCATAACGGCGATTGCTGGATCTGCGTCAATACCGGTCGCGCGAATGAAATGGCGTTTGAAGCGGTTTCTGAAGGCCGGATTCCGGAACTGACCGGTTATGAAGAGGTGGTCCGTGAGCGGAAATTCGGAAACAGCCGCTTTGACCTGTTTTTAAAAACAGGTGATAATCTATGCTATGTGGAAGTCAAAAGCGTGACACTGCTGGCGGATGACGGCCGGTATGCGTTTCCGGATGCTGTTACCGAGCGCGGCCGCAAACATTTGAATGAACTGATCGAAGTGGTGAAGGCCGGACACCGCGCCGCTATGCTTTTTGTTATTTCCCGCTCAGACGGTTCCGGCTTTCGGGCTGCGCACGAAATTGATCCGGCATATGCGGAAATGCTGAAAATCGCAGCAGGAAACGGCGTGGAACTTCATGCCTGGCAGGCCGATCTGTCGCCGGAAGCGATCCGGCTGAATCAGGCGGTTCCTATTATTGCTTAA
- a CDS encoding Hsp33 family molecular chaperone HslO codes for MDDLLYKGHFKGLDIAFTYVVATKAVNESVVRHDCDPAGAHILGRATAAGLLAAALLPEQRRLNACWKYEGGLKTVVVDAGNDGTVRSLISPNHLHEFEDAHEALYGNEGQLQVITTEKGGIVNSGTTPIALHDVVNDLAYHYSISDQVETGMSVMIGFDADPEKPVALCQGWMIQALPNTDLERFDRIRNHMGGHGFRELLGHESAAESYFEQIAQVLVGNEQDYEGVHMDVCPTPEYRCTCSREKMAAVLRSIPIPDRMTIVKKNEPLGISCQFCNKRYELSIPECIAAWNEKIQG; via the coding sequence ATGGACGATTTACTCTACAAAGGACATTTCAAGGGACTGGACATTGCGTTCACCTATGTGGTTGCCACGAAAGCCGTGAATGAAAGTGTGGTTCGGCACGATTGCGATCCGGCCGGTGCGCATATACTGGGTCGTGCAACGGCGGCCGGACTGCTTGCGGCGGCACTGCTGCCGGAACAACGCCGGCTTAACGCCTGCTGGAAATATGAGGGCGGACTGAAAACGGTGGTGGTTGATGCGGGGAACGACGGTACGGTACGGTCGCTGATTTCGCCGAATCATCTGCATGAATTTGAAGATGCGCATGAAGCGCTTTACGGAAATGAAGGGCAGCTTCAGGTCATTACCACGGAAAAAGGCGGTATTGTGAATTCCGGCACGACACCGATTGCACTGCATGATGTGGTGAATGATCTGGCGTATCACTATTCAATTTCCGATCAGGTGGAAACCGGGATGAGTGTGATGATCGGGTTTGATGCGGATCCGGAGAAGCCGGTGGCACTGTGTCAGGGCTGGATGATTCAGGCACTGCCGAATACCGATCTTGAACGGTTCGACCGCATCCGCAACCACATGGGCGGCCATGGATTCCGTGAATTACTGGGCCATGAAAGCGCGGCGGAGAGTTATTTTGAGCAGATTGCTCAGGTCCTGGTCGGGAATGAGCAGGATTACGAAGGTGTACATATGGACGTCTGTCCGACTCCGGAATACCGATGTACCTGCAGTCGGGAGAAAATGGCCGCCGTTTTGCGCTCCATCCCGATTCCCGACCGCATGACCATCGTAAAGAAAAATGAGCCGCTGGGGATCAGCTGTCAGTTCTGCAACAAACGCTATGAACTCTCCATTCCCGAATGCATTGCGGCCTGGAATGAGAAGATTCAGGGTTGA
- a CDS encoding CoA-binding protein, whose protein sequence is MRVVVLGASPKPERYANKAVHLLLEHGYSVLPVHPAAAEIAGQNVYAGLRDIETAVHTVTVYLSASQSALLAADLMALRPRRVIFNPGAENRELQHMLQENGIEVEEACTLVLLNTGQF, encoded by the coding sequence ATGAGGGTCGTGGTGCTTGGGGCGAGTCCGAAGCCGGAGCGGTATGCCAATAAAGCTGTGCACCTTCTGCTCGAACATGGTTATTCAGTATTGCCGGTGCATCCGGCGGCGGCGGAAATTGCAGGACAGAACGTCTATGCCGGGCTGCGGGATATTGAGACCGCCGTTCATACGGTTACGGTTTATCTTTCAGCTTCTCAGTCCGCATTGCTGGCGGCGGATCTCATGGCATTGCGGCCCCGCCGGGTGATCTTCAATCCCGGTGCGGAAAATCGGGAACTTCAGCACATGCTGCAGGAGAACGGGATTGAAGTAGAGGAAGCCTGCACGCTGGTATTGCTGAATACAGGACAGTTTTAA
- a CDS encoding transporter substrate-binding domain-containing protein — translation MNFPSNGIPVLKPGLILLLTVLSRPAVYGINTAEIPPLNLSPEEKNWLRTHPELPVVADPDGVPYTHMNDRGEFAGLLCDVLDRFSTLTGTEIIYEPALYDDIVMHVAHADRPVITGFDPPDYPAYTNVYYKSDDITFLPFALFALSHRDPDEFTPKHMAGKKVAVIEGWEAEHPALLSLGGCELIFGETDLDCAKMVIDGRADAVFEVAALQSFVILNHQLNDMRLIRVSPYGMPITVLTRNDYRPFHDMLNKVLRTFTPEERAGLLKKWNISPGDPHYQLLAMELTPEEREWLAEHLTFRVAVEKKRKPFSWKNAEGRWRGLNIDYLDLLKKNLGMNLEFVPSSGPDESLDLLRQRRVDLVPGVYRAPETEAALNLTPPYFSQDIKIYIREGDVYIRSLSDLNGKTVGLLNGRYYAEELHREFPLLKLTEFESPAEAVKALDAGRIDALAGDALQVGQQIAELHLHTIKPGGVSPYITSLSMASREDWPMLSSVLTKALGLIHPHQKEQIYARWVPRTPKPYDYSIFWKISLPGALLTLGVIAWNILLKREVRRRTFALESEKLLLKEAEEIASLGHWKVDLKTGITTFSDEVYRILALDPAQEPADSKLFETLAHPDDALLVQHLCAKARNENEAMSGDFRIIRHDDSIRHVHLQCRPIQISDRHPAHLVGILQDITPRIQLEESLHQSEKMKAIGQLAGGVAHDFNNMLSGISGATELLGMRIKDDPEALEYHNIVLKTTRRAAKLTQNLLSFSRKQQLSSQVINLHSLICDAAVLLRSSIDKRSRVKLHLDAEEANVYGDASQLQNTLLNIGINCDHAMPEGGTIDIKTELVELEEAVFQCGTFDITPGTFLKISIADTGCGMSADLQSRIFEPFFTTKDIGKGTGLGLASVLGTVQQHHGAIDFRSVENAGTCFHLYLPITEAEEEHATSVSVFRGNETILLVDDDIHVLQTTRELLGRLGYRVRCAENGADALEKFKAGRHEINLVILDMMMPVMNGRDCFRKLREIDPHIHILIATGFSVESDLEPLLSTGRCNLLHKPYFSPTLSQAIRTTLESA, via the coding sequence ATGAACTTCCCCTCCAACGGTATCCCCGTCCTTAAACCGGGACTGATCCTCCTGTTAACCGTCCTATCCCGACCGGCAGTATACGGAATCAATACAGCGGAAATACCGCCGCTGAATCTGAGTCCGGAAGAAAAGAACTGGTTACGTACTCATCCGGAGCTTCCGGTTGTGGCCGATCCGGACGGTGTGCCCTACACGCATATGAATGATCGCGGAGAATTTGCAGGCCTGCTTTGCGATGTTCTGGACCGGTTCTCAACGCTGACCGGCACTGAGATCATTTATGAACCGGCACTTTACGACGATATTGTCATGCATGTTGCACATGCGGACCGCCCGGTTATCACCGGGTTTGACCCGCCGGATTATCCCGCCTACACCAATGTTTATTATAAATCCGACGACATCACCTTTCTGCCTTTTGCCCTTTTTGCACTCAGTCACCGCGATCCGGATGAATTTACCCCGAAGCATATGGCAGGAAAAAAAGTGGCGGTTATCGAAGGATGGGAAGCCGAACATCCGGCCCTGCTTTCCCTCGGCGGATGTGAGCTTATTTTCGGGGAAACCGATCTTGACTGCGCAAAAATGGTCATCGACGGAAGGGCTGATGCGGTTTTTGAAGTCGCCGCACTGCAGTCCTTTGTCATTCTTAATCATCAGCTGAATGATATGCGCCTGATCCGGGTATCGCCATACGGCATGCCGATTACGGTACTCACCCGAAACGACTACCGGCCATTTCACGACATGCTCAACAAAGTCCTGCGCACATTCACCCCGGAAGAACGGGCAGGACTGCTCAAAAAATGGAACATTTCCCCCGGAGATCCGCATTATCAACTGCTGGCCATGGAACTGACGCCGGAAGAGCGCGAATGGCTGGCCGAACACCTGACTTTCCGGGTTGCTGTGGAAAAAAAACGAAAACCGTTTTCCTGGAAAAATGCAGAAGGCCGCTGGCGCGGACTGAACATCGACTATCTCGATCTGCTTAAAAAAAATCTGGGCATGAATCTTGAGTTTGTTCCGTCATCCGGGCCCGACGAAAGCCTCGACCTGCTCCGACAGCGCCGCGTCGATCTGGTTCCCGGTGTTTACCGGGCTCCGGAAACCGAGGCCGCACTCAATCTGACCCCGCCCTATTTTTCTCAGGATATTAAAATCTATATTCGTGAAGGCGACGTCTATATCCGCAGCCTGTCCGACCTGAACGGCAAAACGGTGGGGCTGCTGAACGGCCGGTATTATGCTGAAGAACTCCACCGCGAATTTCCGCTGTTAAAACTGACGGAATTCGAATCGCCCGCCGAAGCAGTCAAGGCGCTTGATGCCGGCCGCATTGATGCACTGGCCGGAGATGCTCTCCAGGTCGGTCAACAGATCGCCGAACTCCATCTGCACACCATAAAACCCGGCGGAGTTTCTCCCTATATCACGTCACTCTCAATGGCCTCCCGCGAAGACTGGCCGATGCTGTCTTCTGTCCTTACAAAAGCACTCGGCCTTATCCATCCCCACCAGAAGGAACAGATTTATGCCCGGTGGGTGCCGCGCACCCCCAAACCTTACGATTATTCCATCTTCTGGAAAATCTCTCTTCCCGGTGCTCTGCTGACCCTCGGGGTGATTGCCTGGAATATTCTGCTCAAGCGGGAGGTGAGACGCCGGACCTTTGCACTGGAATCTGAAAAACTGCTGCTTAAAGAAGCGGAGGAAATCGCCTCGCTCGGCCACTGGAAGGTGGATTTGAAAACCGGGATCACCACATTCTCCGATGAAGTCTACAGAATTCTTGCCCTCGACCCCGCTCAGGAGCCTGCCGACAGCAAACTGTTTGAGACGCTCGCTCATCCGGATGATGCCCTGCTGGTTCAGCACCTCTGCGCAAAAGCGCGCAATGAAAATGAAGCCATGTCCGGGGATTTCCGTATTATACGCCACGATGACTCCATCAGGCACGTACATCTGCAATGCCGTCCTATTCAAATATCCGACAGACATCCGGCCCATCTGGTCGGCATTCTGCAGGATATCACCCCGCGCATTCAGCTGGAGGAATCACTTCATCAATCTGAAAAAATGAAGGCAATCGGTCAGCTCGCCGGCGGTGTTGCACACGACTTCAACAATATGCTCAGCGGAATATCCGGCGCAACCGAACTCCTGGGCATGCGCATCAAGGATGACCCCGAAGCCCTCGAATATCATAACATTGTCCTCAAAACCACCCGACGGGCGGCTAAACTGACACAGAACCTGCTATCCTTTTCCAGAAAACAGCAGCTAAGCTCACAGGTCATCAATCTGCATTCACTGATCTGCGATGCCGCGGTTCTGCTACGCAGTTCCATCGATAAGCGAAGCCGGGTGAAACTTCATCTCGATGCCGAAGAAGCCAACGTATACGGAGATGCCTCCCAACTGCAAAACACCCTGCTCAATATCGGCATCAACTGCGACCACGCCATGCCGGAAGGGGGAACCATTGATATTAAAACCGAGCTTGTGGAACTCGAAGAAGCCGTATTCCAATGCGGAACGTTTGATATTACTCCGGGAACATTTCTTAAAATCTCCATCGCCGATACCGGCTGCGGAATGTCCGCCGATTTACAAAGCCGTATTTTCGAACCCTTTTTCACAACCAAGGATATCGGAAAAGGTACCGGTCTGGGTCTCGCCAGCGTACTCGGAACCGTGCAGCAGCATCATGGTGCAATCGATTTCAGGAGCGTGGAAAATGCCGGAACATGTTTTCATCTCTACCTGCCGATCACCGAAGCCGAAGAAGAGCACGCAACCTCCGTCAGCGTTTTCCGCGGCAATGAAACCATTCTGCTGGTAGACGACGACATTCATGTGCTGCAAACCACCCGGGAACTGCTCGGCAGACTCGGCTATCGGGTGCGCTGCGCCGAAAACGGTGCGGATGCCCTCGAAAAATTCAAAGCCGGACGGCATGAAATCAATCTGGTGATTCTCGATATGATGATGCCTGTAATGAACGGCCGCGACTGCTTCCGGAAACTGCGCGAAATTGATCCGCATATCCATATTCTGATCGCCACCGGATTTTCCGTGGAATCCGATCTGGAACCCCTGCTCTCCACCGGCCGCTGCAACCTGCTGCACAAACCCTATTTTTCCCCCACGCTCAGCCAGGCCATCCGCACAACCCTGGAATCCGCCTGA
- a CDS encoding AraC family transcriptional regulator, giving the protein MDKEKFKSEFLAKMHSPEQVKLLFNHLPDVWYFLKDSQGRFILGNDQFVRQCGVESEEEIIGKTDFDFFPLGRAESYVNDDRYVFKTGQSIIDRVELAPDPGNSINWFITTKVPVFSADGEIIGLAGTARDITRAGLALQPYTEMRVVLEYVRDNYAQPIEIKELASLVHLSVSQFERRFRKVFQISPLKHIMRVRIRAASLRLTTTNDTIAAIALDCGFYDHSHFTRNFRKIMGTSPKEYRKQYMA; this is encoded by the coding sequence ATGGATAAGGAAAAGTTTAAATCAGAATTTCTCGCGAAGATGCATAGTCCGGAGCAGGTAAAGCTCCTGTTTAATCATCTTCCCGATGTCTGGTATTTTTTAAAGGACAGTCAGGGACGTTTCATTCTCGGAAATGATCAGTTTGTGCGCCAGTGCGGAGTTGAAAGCGAGGAGGAGATTATCGGTAAAACCGACTTCGATTTTTTCCCGCTCGGCCGCGCCGAGAGTTATGTGAATGACGACCGGTATGTGTTTAAAACCGGGCAGAGTATTATTGACCGGGTTGAACTTGCACCGGACCCGGGAAACTCCATCAATTGGTTTATCACCACCAAAGTACCGGTTTTTTCTGCCGACGGTGAAATTATCGGTCTCGCCGGCACCGCTCGCGACATCACGCGTGCGGGTCTGGCACTGCAGCCCTACACCGAAATGCGCGTTGTCCTCGAATATGTACGCGACAATTATGCCCAGCCGATTGAAATTAAAGAGCTCGCGTCACTTGTACACCTTTCCGTCAGCCAGTTTGAACGCCGATTCCGTAAGGTATTTCAGATTTCGCCGCTCAAGCACATCATGCGCGTGCGTATCCGTGCCGCCAGTCTGCGCCTGACCACCACCAATGATACCATCGCCGCTATTGCCCTTGACTGCGGGTTCTACGACCACTCCCATTTTACACGGAATTTCCGTAAAATTATGGGCACTTCCCCCAAGGAATACCGGAAGCAGTATATGGCATAG
- a CDS encoding MFS transporter has translation MMVKIVALLGVFGLGMCFALLGSVSVKLMPRLKIDQGRFGSLISAFMFTSLVASLIMGVVTDQLGYKPVAIFGFAVTAVVIFLLAYAKSYTTTLIACLLLGFGAMALNTAGNTLIPQVLFGGEKPAEASNMGNVFFGLGLFLTPMIVSFLFRKTSYEKAVSALGVIILIPVVFAATATYPESANAFAIGDAVALLAKPAVLLAAFVLFCYIALESSFCNWLPAFGKEVIMNETPDTDETKADASAQNLLSMFAIAMMVGRLVFSALPKVTFFGGYYIAGAALVAGLIILAMTRCKSAKTANLLAAAAGFSFAPCFPTTVGVTFSKFSPELYGSIFGIIFAVGLLGGVIIPKTIGNMAGNSTIQKSLKLLLPACLLLIILAVALGFLK, from the coding sequence ATGATGGTGAAAATTGTAGCATTGCTGGGTGTGTTCGGACTGGGTATGTGCTTTGCCCTGCTGGGATCGGTCAGTGTTAAACTGATGCCCCGGTTGAAGATCGATCAGGGCAGATTCGGCTCTCTGATTTCTGCCTTCATGTTCACCTCGTTGGTCGCATCACTGATTATGGGAGTCGTAACCGATCAGCTGGGGTATAAACCGGTGGCCATATTCGGTTTTGCCGTTACTGCGGTGGTCATTTTCCTGCTGGCCTACGCTAAAAGCTATACCACTACGCTCATTGCCTGTCTGCTGCTCGGCTTCGGGGCCATGGCGCTCAACACGGCCGGAAACACGCTGATTCCTCAGGTGCTTTTCGGCGGTGAAAAACCGGCGGAAGCCAGCAATATGGGCAATGTATTTTTCGGCCTCGGCCTGTTCCTGACGCCGATGATCGTCAGTTTTCTTTTCCGTAAAACCAGTTATGAAAAAGCGGTTTCCGCCCTCGGCGTCATTATTCTGATTCCCGTAGTGTTCGCGGCAACGGCAACGTATCCCGAATCCGCCAACGCTTTCGCCATTGGCGATGCGGTCGCCCTACTGGCCAAGCCGGCCGTCCTTCTGGCCGCATTTGTTCTGTTCTGCTATATCGCGCTCGAATCCTCGTTCTGCAACTGGCTGCCGGCTTTCGGCAAGGAAGTGATCATGAACGAAACGCCGGATACGGATGAAACCAAAGCGGATGCATCTGCTCAGAATCTGCTTTCCATGTTCGCCATCGCCATGATGGTCGGTCGTCTTGTTTTCAGTGCCCTTCCGAAAGTCACTTTTTTCGGCGGTTACTACATCGCCGGTGCGGCCCTGGTGGCCGGACTGATCATTTTGGCGATGACTCGATGCAAAAGCGCAAAAACGGCAAATCTTCTCGCCGCAGCAGCCGGGTTCTCATTTGCACCCTGTTTCCCCACCACCGTCGGGGTCACCTTTTCCAAGTTTTCACCGGAACTTTACGGCAGCATCTTCGGCATCATTTTCGCGGTCGGCCTGCTCGGTGGCGTAATCATTCCGAAAACCATCGGTAATATGGCCGGCAATTCAACCATTCAGAAAAGCCTCAAGCTTCTGCTTCCGGCCTGCCTACTTCTTATCATCCTTGCCGTTGCGCTCGGATTCCTTAAATAA